CACGGCATCACCCACACTTCTAAATAACAAAATTTACGAAAACCGCTCTGGGATTGTTATCTCCGGGAATGCTCGTCCTGTGTTACGTAATAATCTCAGTGAAAATAATACTGATGATGGTCTAACTATAATTGCGAGTGCTTTACCAGATATCGGCAGTAGTAATAACCCTGGGGGTAACACTCTACGCAATAACGGTAAATTTGATTTACAAAACGCCAGTTCCAATAAACTGGTTTCTGTGGGGAATCAAATAGATCGAAATAAAGTTGCGGGAAACATAGAGTTTGCAGATACTTCTGTTACTCCGACACCGATACCTGCACCAATTCCATTACCAACACCGATACCTACACCAATTCCATTACCAACACCAATACCTTCGCCAATTCCATCACCGACACCGACACCTGCACCAATTCCATCACCGACACCAACACCAACTCCCTTACCGACACCGATACCTACGCCTGCGCCAACGCCTGCACCTACTTCTATTGACTTAAGCGATATTGCTAATCATTGGGCAGCCGCATTTATTCGAGAATTAGTCAAACAGGGAATAGTCAACGGTTTCCCTGATCGCACATTTAAACCAGATGCTACAATGACGCGGGCGCAGTTTGCAGCCTTAGTTGTAAAAGCTTTCAACCCATCGTCAAACCGCGCTGCTACCAAATTCAAAGATGTACCTGCAAACTTTTGGGCATCAAAGGCAATTGAGCAAGCATATCAAGGTTCATTTCTATCTGGTTATCCCGATAACACATTTCGCCCTAATCAGAATATTCAACGTGTACAAGTTATAGTTTCTCTGGTGAATGGATTAGGTTTATCTGCTAATGGTACAACTGCCATCAAAGCTTTTGATGACCAAGCAAAAATTCCTGAATATGCAAAAGATGAGGTTGCAAAAGCTTTAGAAAAGCAGATTATTATCAATTATCCAAACCTCAAGCAACTAAATCCTACCCGCGATGCTACACGCGCTGAGGTAGCGGCAATAGTTTATCAAACTTTGGTGGATGCTGGCCGTGTAGCGGCGATTAACTCACCTTATATCGTAACTGCTTGATTGAC
This region of Nostoc sp. UHCC 0302 genomic DNA includes:
- a CDS encoding DUF1565 domain-containing protein: MVQIFYVNPGTGSDTNSGSEQTPFKTITQALKVATLGTKIQLAQGNYNAASGETFPLTVPSGVTVVGNEANKGSGILIEGTGNYLSRTFAGQNVTFVLLTSAELRGVTVTNLASRGSGVWVESTAPTIANCTFTQCKREGVFATGDANPVISGNVFSENAANGIAIAKNSKGQIQGNTYVKTGFGIAISDTASPTLLNNKIYENRSGIVISGNARPVLRNNLSENNTDDGLTIIASALPDIGSSNNPGGNTLRNNGKFDLQNASSNKLVSVGNQIDRNKVAGNIEFADTSVTPTPIPAPIPLPTPIPTPIPLPTPIPSPIPSPTPTPAPIPSPTPTPTPLPTPIPTPAPTPAPTSIDLSDIANHWAAAFIRELVKQGIVNGFPDRTFKPDATMTRAQFAALVVKAFNPSSNRAATKFKDVPANFWASKAIEQAYQGSFLSGYPDNTFRPNQNIQRVQVIVSLVNGLGLSANGTTAIKAFDDQAKIPEYAKDEVAKALEKQIIINYPNLKQLNPTRDATRAEVAAIVYQTLVDAGRVAAINSPYIVTA